CCTCTGATGTCACGACGCGGGCGCCGCAATAGTCGAAGATCCCGTGATCGATCTGCGTCTTAATGGCGCCGAAATAGCCGTGCCGCATATAGGTCCCGGCATCGGCGCCGCCGAGGCCGACCAGATGCACCGGCAGGCGGCCAAGCAGCTTCACCAGCCCGATATCCGGGCGATCGTCGTAAGCCCAGCCATTGGTGAACACCCGGTCGATCCATCCCTTGATAAGCCCCGGCATCGACCACCAGTAGACGGGATAGACGAGCACCAGCGCATCGGCGCGGTCGATCCTTGCCTGCTCGGCGGCAACGTCGGCGGGCAGCACCCCTTTCCTCAGATGCAGAGCGATATCGGCCGCGGAGAACCGGGGATCGAAGCCCTCGGCCGCGAGATCGGCAAACTCGACGGAATGGCCGGCATCGGAAAGTGTGACACCTTCGGCAAGACGGGCGGCGACGCCGTGGGTGAGCGACTGGGGATCGGGATGCGCGACGACGATGAGCGCGTGCATGCAGAAAACTCCTGTTGAATGATTGCGGAAGGAAGTCGCGGGCTGTATACCTTTGGTAAGCTACTTTCAGTAAAGTTACTTTTGGTATATAGTGATGTCAAGCGCCGAAATAACCGGTCAGCCGACCGATCCGCAACCGCGCCGCCGCCTGTCGCGGCAGGATCGGCATCGGCAGTTGCTCGACGTCGCTTGGCAGATCGTCCGTGACGAAGGAACGGAAGCGCTGACCCTCGGCCGGCTTTCCGAGCGGGCGGGCGTAACGAAACCCGTGGTCTATGATCATTTCGAAACCCGCCCCGGCCTGCTCGCAGCGCTCTACCGCGAATTCGACGCCCGCCAGACGGCTGTGATGGACGCAGCCCTTGCGGCAAGCCAGCCGTCGCTCGCCGACCGGGCCACAGTCATCGCCACCTCCTATGTCGACTGCGTGCTTCTTCAGGGCCGTGAAATCCCCGGCGTGATCGCAGCACTTGCCGGCTCGCCGGAACTCGAAAGGATCAAGCGCGAATACGAAGCGGCCTTCATCGAGAAATGCCGTATCGCGCTTTCGCCCTTTACCGGTGCCGGCACGATCGCCGCAGCCGGCCTCTGGGCCATGCTCGGCGCCGCCGAAGCCCTCTCCTATGCCGCCGCGTCGGGCGACATCACCGCCGTCGAGGCAAAGAACGAACTCTTCGAAACCATCGTCGCGATGGTGGCGAGAAGTATGGGCGGCGGCACGCATCCCGATCAGCTGCGCAATACGGCCGGCCTCGCATCCAGAT
This Rhizobium brockwellii DNA region includes the following protein-coding sequences:
- a CDS encoding TetR/AcrR family transcriptional regulator, with the translated sequence MSSAEITGQPTDPQPRRRLSRQDRHRQLLDVAWQIVRDEGTEALTLGRLSERAGVTKPVVYDHFETRPGLLAALYREFDARQTAVMDAALAASQPSLADRATVIATSYVDCVLLQGREIPGVIAALAGSPELERIKREYEAAFIEKCRIALSPFTGAGTIAAAGLWAMLGAAEALSYAAASGDITAVEAKNELFETIVAMVARSMGGGTHPDQLRNTAGLASR
- a CDS encoding NAD(P)H-dependent oxidoreductase codes for the protein MHALIVVAHPDPQSLTHGVAARLAEGVTLSDAGHSVEFADLAAEGFDPRFSAADIALHLRKGVLPADVAAEQARIDRADALVLVYPVYWWSMPGLIKGWIDRVFTNGWAYDDRPDIGLVKLLGRLPVHLVGLGGADAGTYMRHGYFGAIKTQIDHGIFDYCGARVVTSEVLFEAGPDHATAHLEAARVIGRRLFDASRQRKAADAA